From one Leguminivora glycinivorella isolate SPB_JAAS2020 chromosome 5, LegGlyc_1.1, whole genome shotgun sequence genomic stretch:
- the LOC125226742 gene encoding uncharacterized protein LOC125226742 isoform X2 yields the protein MTIGKIGEFAAASGNWSLYVERLEMYFKVNTIAEGLWLPTLIAVMGEDTYDLLSNLVSPKKPAEMTYAQVTDALRKHLQPKRSVMAERYHFRQRRQNKDESITQYIAELKKLAKHCDFDSSLEDNLRDQLVCGLRSDVIRQRLFAEDGLKYDRAVQLACALEGAERDAAAVDQAGSSEGRGPAEGTAAVHALAASAARAQQWHGRRRGAGAAVARRPSGAALCNVCGASDHASTECRFKNFVCRLCGNKGHLKRACPERAGTAARGRGRSGLYNLRTAANGKATDGGQSEDSELEGDLHQLCLNSYKPV from the exons ATGACAATTGGCAAGATTGGCGAGTTTGCCGCGGCGTCGGGCAATTGGTCACTGTACGTCGAGAGGTTGGAGATGTACTTCAAAGTGAATACGATCGCGGAGGGCTTGTGGCTGCCTACGTTGATTGCGGTAATGGGCGAGGACACATACGATTTGTTAAGCAACCTGGTTAGTCCTAAGAAGCCGGCGGAAATGACCTACGCTCAAGTCACCGACGCGTTACGTAAGCACTTACAACCCAAGCGCTCCGTCATGGCGGAAAGGTACCATTTTCGTCAACGGCGGCAAAATAAGGACGAGAGCATCACTCAGTACATCGCAGAGTTGAAGAAATTGGCTAAGCATTGTGACTTTGATTCGAGCTTAGAAGACAATTTACGTGATCAGTTAGTGTGCGGGTTAAGAAGTGACGTCATTAGACAACGGTTATTCGCGGAGGACGGATTGAAGTACGATCGGGCCGTGCAGTTAGCGTGTGCGCTAGAGGGAGCGGAACGGGACGCGGCAGCTGTGGACCAGGCGGGGTCAAGCGAGGGTCGGGGCCCGGCGGAGGGCACGGCCGCGGTACACGCCCTGGCGGCatcggcggcgcgcgcgcagcaGTGGCACGGTCGGCGCAGGGGCGCGGGCGCAGCAGTGGCTCGGCGACCGAGCGGTGCAGCGCTGTGTAACGTGTGCGGGGCGAGCGATCACGCCAGCACTGAGTGCAGATTCAAGAATTTCGTATGTCGGCTGTGTGGAAATAAGGGCCATCTTAAGCGAGCCTGTCCAGAGCGAGCGGGGACGGCTGCGAGAGGGAGAGGTCGCTCGGGCCTGTACAACCTGCGAACGGCGGCGAACGGGAAGGCTACGGATGGCGGCCAGTCAGAAGATTCTGAGCTGGAGGGTGATCTGCATCAGTTGTGTTTGAACAGCTACAAGCCG GTATAA
- the LOC125226742 gene encoding uncharacterized protein LOC125226742 isoform X1, which produces MTIGKIGEFAAASGNWSLYVERLEMYFKVNTIAEGLWLPTLIAVMGEDTYDLLSNLVSPKKPAEMTYAQVTDALRKHLQPKRSVMAERYHFRQRRQNKDESITQYIAELKKLAKHCDFDSSLEDNLRDQLVCGLRSDVIRQRLFAEDGLKYDRAVQLACALEGAERDAAAVDQAGSSEGRGPAEGTAAVHALAASAARAQQWHGRRRGAGAAVARRPSGAALCNVCGASDHASTECRFKNFVCRLCGNKGHLKRACPERAGTAARGRGRSGLYNLRTAANGKATDGGQSEDSELEGDLHQLCLNSYKPVSIKLLVDNVEMTMEVDTGAAVACISKKTYLEHFKHRPLLNSEVVFNVYNGMKIRPLGIIKPLVKYEGQEKALELFVVEGGSIPLLGRHWLVELNINIPTLTKNNELSNFKTECTDISLLIGRYKQLFTDGLGRFTGGKAALRVREGAEPVYCRARPLPYAIKDQVDAQLDEMLREEIPSIVQRG; this is translated from the exons ATGACAATTGGCAAGATTGGCGAGTTTGCCGCGGCGTCGGGCAATTGGTCACTGTACGTCGAGAGGTTGGAGATGTACTTCAAAGTGAATACGATCGCGGAGGGCTTGTGGCTGCCTACGTTGATTGCGGTAATGGGCGAGGACACATACGATTTGTTAAGCAACCTGGTTAGTCCTAAGAAGCCGGCGGAAATGACCTACGCTCAAGTCACCGACGCGTTACGTAAGCACTTACAACCCAAGCGCTCCGTCATGGCGGAAAGGTACCATTTTCGTCAACGGCGGCAAAATAAGGACGAGAGCATCACTCAGTACATCGCAGAGTTGAAGAAATTGGCTAAGCATTGTGACTTTGATTCGAGCTTAGAAGACAATTTACGTGATCAGTTAGTGTGCGGGTTAAGAAGTGACGTCATTAGACAACGGTTATTCGCGGAGGACGGATTGAAGTACGATCGGGCCGTGCAGTTAGCGTGTGCGCTAGAGGGAGCGGAACGGGACGCGGCAGCTGTGGACCAGGCGGGGTCAAGCGAGGGTCGGGGCCCGGCGGAGGGCACGGCCGCGGTACACGCCCTGGCGGCatcggcggcgcgcgcgcagcaGTGGCACGGTCGGCGCAGGGGCGCGGGCGCAGCAGTGGCTCGGCGACCGAGCGGTGCAGCGCTGTGTAACGTGTGCGGGGCGAGCGATCACGCCAGCACTGAGTGCAGATTCAAGAATTTCGTATGTCGGCTGTGTGGAAATAAGGGCCATCTTAAGCGAGCCTGTCCAGAGCGAGCGGGGACGGCTGCGAGAGGGAGAGGTCGCTCGGGCCTGTACAACCTGCGAACGGCGGCGAACGGGAAGGCTACGGATGGCGGCCAGTCAGAAGATTCTGAGCTGGAGGGTGATCTGCATCAGTTGTGTTTGAACAGCTACAAGCCGGTAAGCATTAAGTTATTGGTTGATAATGTGGAGATGACTATGGAGGTGGACACGGGAGCAGCTGTAGCCTGTATCagtaaaaaaacatatttagaacaTTTCAAACACCGGCCACTTCTTAACTCAGAGGttgttttcaatgtttacaATGGCATGAAAATAAGGCCTTTAGGTATTATAAAACCACTTGTAAAGTACGAAGGGCAAGAGAAAGCACTAGAGTTGTTTGTGGTAGAAGGCGGATCGATTCCGTTACTTGGTCGCCATTGGCTTGTAGAGTTGAATAtcaatatacctactttaactAAGAACAATGAGTTAAGTAACTTTAAGACAGAGTGTACTGATATATCTCTTTTGATTGGCAGGTATAAACAGCTATTCACTGACGGGCTCGGGCGGTTCACGGGCGGTAAGGCGGCGTTGCGCGTGCGCGAGGGGGCCGAGCCGGTGTACTGTCGCGCGCGCCCTCTGCCGTACGCCATCAAGGACCAAGTGGACGCGCAGCTGGACGAAATGCTGCGGGAAG AAATACCGAGCATTGTTCAACGGGGGTGA